In Erigeron canadensis isolate Cc75 chromosome 7, C_canadensis_v1, whole genome shotgun sequence, one DNA window encodes the following:
- the LOC122609434 gene encoding protein FAR1-RELATED SEQUENCE 5-like → MIFVPFTAIDNHKKSVSIGAGMIINETAESYEWLLNAFLGAFVEQPRMVMTDQDVAMKKAVATVFPNSRHRLCMWHITQKLSSKVSKRIFENTDFKKKFNQIVWDVSISPERFERKWKDIMKEFNLEDDAWFKHMFEIRSTWIPAYFRELAMSGLMRTTSRSESENSFFNNFTNPNATLIHFMLSYESAMERQGSRLDILDHQSHNKQPRFITGLEFERQASKLYTRTIFLLISVTDEGSNGVIIIKEKREIKQILEKKVAMKKKRKQDDDEEVVEDIITMHEEDPEDGIHDSTTACTSGNKHVKRIYTFKVLINKDEDTVQCSCLTFERYGFLCRHIFFMFKAKDIEEIPEKYILRRWRKDLVPPGMRTRRTRYGESSEQSEKLTNELHFIVENCISMLSKDEAKLYALVDKVKELKNEIEDNVSRSRTKKTKEVILDFLGVEQP, encoded by the exons ATGATTTTTGTACCTTTTACAGCCATAGACAACCACAAGAAGTCAGTTTCTATTGGAGCAGGAATGATAATCAACGAGACAGCAGAATCTTATGAATGGTTACTGAATGCATTCTTAGGAGCATTTGTTGAACAACCTAGGATGGTTATGACAGATCAAGATGTAGCAATGAAAAAAGCAGTTGCAACAGTTTTCCCAAATTCACGACATAGGCTTTGCATGTGGCATATAACTCAAAAGCTGTCATCAAAAGTTAGCAAGAGGATTTTTGAAAACACAGACTTCAAAAAGAAATTCAACCAAATTGTTTGGGATGTATCAATAAGTCCAGAAAGGTTTGAGAGGAAATGGAAAGATATAATGAAAGAGTTCAACTTGGAAGACGATGCATGGTTTAAGCACATGTTTGAGATTAGAAGCACATGGATACCAGCATACTTTAGAGAATTAGCGATGTCAGGTCTAATGAGAACAACTTCTCGTTCTGAAAGTGAAAACTCTTTTTTCAACAATTTCACAAACCCTAATGCAACGTTGATACATTTTATGTTGTCGTATGAATCTGCCATGGAGAGGCAAGGGAGTAGATTGGATATTTTAGATCATCAATCACACAACAAGCAACCACGATTTATAACTGGACTGGAATTTGAAAGGCAGGCTTCAAAGTTGTACACACGTACAATCTTTCTGTTG ATAAGTGTTACTGATGAGGGAAGTAATGGAGTCATTATTATTAAGGAGAAAAGGGAGATAAAGCAGATATTAGAGAAGAAAGTTgctatgaaaaagaaaagaaaacaagatgACGATGAAGAGGTTGTTGAAGATATAATAACTATGCATGAAGAAGACCCTGAAGATGGAATTCATGACTCAACAACTGCTTGCACATCTGGAAATAAACATGTGAAAAGGATATACACATTTAAG gTTTTAATCAACAAAGATGAAGATACTGTTCAATGCAGCTGCTTAACTTTTGAACGTTACGGATTCTTATGTCGGCacatattttttatgtttaaagcTAAAGACATTGAAGAAATTCCTGAAAAATATATCCTTAGAAGGTGGAGAAAGGATTTAGTACCACCAGGAATGCGTACAAGAAGAACAAGGTATGGTGAGTCGAGTGAACAAAGTGAGAAACTTACTAATGAGTTGCATTTCATTGTAGAGAATTGTATTAGCATGTTATCAAAAGATGAAGCAAAACTTTATGCTCTTGTTGATAAAGTTAAGGAACTGAAAAATGAGATTGAAGATAATGTTTCAAGGTCGAGAACAAAGAAAACAAAGGAAGTTATTTTGGATTTCCTAGGTGTTGAACAACCATAA
- the LOC122608730 gene encoding uncharacterized protein LOC122608730 isoform X1, which translates to MVETRRSSSSSKRTLSSSPIPSGKRSKAAEAASSSTTGTPAEPIETATVVVKDSGGGGCDSQEPEVRSSDPNKEVNGVDLPEKSPVADVEGNGQPLVSPMSLGESLMDVEKKTKTKTNAANGSKRTKKRQLKSNIGVAWGKLLSQCPQNPHIVMDREIFTIGQSHQCDLWISDKTVSDSLCSLRHIESQQGGASITLLEITGGKGAVKVNGKICPKRSTWPLRAGDELIFSSSGRHAYIFQQLSNDNVAADVAPSVSILEAHSGSLKGLQFEARSRDPSAVAGASILASLSSIRKELSLLPPLCKGKDLQPGMPNVPTACEDTHVIDTEMKDVSDPNDNVAADVPPTSDKGNENLDGGSADAETGNIPPANHELRPLLRMLAGSSTSELDIMKILDERREIKGLSKDTDLPISLASRRQAYKDSLLQGIIDPNTVEVTFDDFPYYLSETTKSVLITSTYIHLKRNEFLKYVSDLPTLCPRILLCGPAGSEIYQETLMKALAKHFGARLLVVDSLLLPGGSAAKETDTSVKESGRPERASVFPKRASQSGVMHSKKPTSSVEADIVGGSTTCSHAQPKQESSTASSKTYTFKKGDRVKYVGSLAAGFSPLQTPLRGPTYGYKGKVLLPFEENGSSKIGVRFDRSVQEGNDLGGICEEGHGFFCSADSLRLDSSSADDIEKLAINEVFEVAEKESESSSLLLFVKDIEKSMLGNTEAYNSFKSKLENAPGNVVVIASHTQMDNRKEKSHAGGLLFTKFANQTTLFDLAFGDSGLGRMHDRSKETPKAMKHLTRLFPNKVTIQTPQDEALLSEWKQQLDRDTETLKSQSNIVSIRAVLTRVGLDCSNLDALCIKDQTLTNESAEKVIGWALSHHFMQNYEASTKDAKPVISNESIEYGINILQGTLNENKSSKKTLKDVVTENEFEKRLLAEVIPPSELGVTFEDIGALESVKDTLKELVMLPLQRPELFCKGQLTKPCKGILLFGPPGTGKTMLAKAVATEAGANFINISMSSITSKWFGEGEKYVKAVFSLASKISPSVIFVDEVDSMLGRRENPSEHEAMRKMKNEFMVNWDGLRTKDKERVLVLGATNRPFDLDEAVIRRLPRRLMVNLPDAPNRDKILRVILAKEDLSPDVDLEAVASMTDGYSGSDLKNLCVTAAHCPIRELLEKEKKEKALALEENRPLPPLHDSADVRPLSLDDFKYAHDQVCASVSTESANMNELLQWNELYGEGGSRKKKLLSYFM; encoded by the exons ATGGTGGAAACTCGCCGGAGCTCATCTTCATCCAAACGCACCCTTTCTTCTTCCCCAATTCCTTCCGGCAAAAGATCCAAG GCGGCAGAAGCTGCGTCGTCGTCGACTACCGGAACGCCGGCGGAGCCAATTGAgacggcgacggtggttgtTAAAGATTCAGGTGGTGGTGGGTGTGATTCACAAGAACCGGAGGTCCGGTCGTCTGATCCGAATAAGGAAGTGAATGGTGTAGATTTGCCGGAAAAGTCTCCGGTTGCTGACGTGGAAGGCAATGGTCAGCCATTGGTTTCGCCTATGTCATTAG GGGAGTCTTTGATGGATGTGGAGAAGAAGACGAAAACGAAGACAAACGCGGCAAATGGTTCGAAACGGACGAAGAAACGACAGCTGAAATCTAATATTGGAGTGGCTTGGGGGAAGCTTCTTTCCCAGTGCCCTCAG AATCCTCATATTGTCATGGATCGTGAGATTTTCACGATTGGTCAAAGTCACCAATGTGATTTGTGGATTAGTGATAAAACCGTCAGCGACTCATTGTGTAGCCTGAGGCACATAGAGTCACAG CAAGGAGGTGCATCAATCACTTTACTTGAAATCACCGGCGGCAAGGGTGCGGTTAAGGTTAATGGCAAGATATGCCCTAAAAGGTCAACGTGGCCACTTAGAGCTGGAGATGAATTAATTTTTAGCTCTTCAGGACGACATGCTTAT ATATTTCAGCAGCTATCTAATGATAATGTTGCCGCTGACGTGGCACCTTCGGTGAGCATACTAGAAGCACACAGTGGCTCATTAAAAGGATTACAGTTTGAGGCAAGATCTAGAGATCCATCTGCAGTTGCAGGAGCTTCAATATTGGCGTCTTTGTCTAGTATCCGGAAAGAGTTATCCCTTCTTCCCCCACTTTGTAAAGGCAAAGATTTACAACCTGGAATGCCAAATGTGCCTACTGCTTGTGAAGATACTCATGTAATAGACACTGAAATGAAGGATGTTTCTGATCCTAACGATAATGTAGCCGCTGATGTGCCACCAACAAGTGATAAAGGTAATGAAAATCTTGATGGTGGTTCTGCTGATGCCGAAACGGGTAACATCCCGCCTGCAAATCATGAGTTGAGACCACTGCTGCGTATGCTTGCGGGGTCATCAACTTCTGAGCTTGATATTATGAAAATTCTTGATGAGAGGAGAGAAATTAAAGGATTGTCAAAAGATACTGATCTGCCGATCTCGTTAGCATCTCGGCGCCAAGCATATAAAGATAGCTTACTCCAGGGAATTATCGATCCCAATACAGTTGAAgttacatttgatgattttccgTATTATTTAAG TGAAACCACAAAGAGTGTGCTGATTACTTCAACATACATACATCTGAAACGTAATGAGTTTTTGAAATATGTCTCCGATCTGCCTACTTTGTGCCCCAGGATACTGTTGTGTGGTCCAGCAG GTTCAGAAATATACCAGGAAACATTAATGAAGGCTCTTGCAAAACATTTTGGTGCAAGACTGCTTGTAGTTGATTCTCTTTTATTACCTGGT GGATCAGCTGCCAAGGAAACAGATACCTCAGTGAAGGAGAGTGGTAGGCCCGAAAGAGCAAGTGTCTTTCCTAAACGTGCTTCTCAATCTGGTGTTATGCACTCTAAGAAACCAACATCAAGTGTTGAGGCTGATATAGTTGGTGGATCTACCACATGCTCGCATGCGCAGCCGAAACAGGAGTCATCTACTGCATCATCAAAAACATACACTTTCAAAAAAG GTGACAGAGTTAAATACGTTGGCTCCTTGGCAGCTGGTTTTTCTCCTCTTCAGACTCCTTTAAG gGGCCCCACATATGGTTATAAGGGGAAAGTTCTACTTCCATTTGAAGAAAATGGTTCTTCCAAGATTGGAGTTAGATTTGACAGGTCAGTTCAAGAAGGCAATGATCTTGGGGGAATTTGTGAGGAAGGCCATGGTTTTTTCTGTTCTG CTGATTCACTGCGCCTTGATTCTTCAAGTGCCGATGACATCGAGAAGCTTGCCATTAATGAAGTTTTTGAG GTTGCTGAGAAAGAGAGTGAATCTAGTTCTTTGCTTTTGTTTGTGAAAGATATAGAGAAATCGATGCTGGGAAATACAGAGGCCTACAATTCTTTTAAAAGTAAGCTTGAAAATGCACCGGGGAATGTCGTCGTTATTGCTTCCCACACTCAGATGGACAATCGAAAGGAGAAA TCTCATGCTGGTGGATTACTTTTCACGAAGTTCGCCAATCAGACGACGCTGTTTGATTTAGCTTTTGGG GATAGTGGATTGGGTAGAATGCATGATCGAAGCAAAGAAACCCCCAAAGCGATGAAGCACCTCACCCGTCTTTTCCCAAACAAAGTGACTATACAGACGCCACAG GATGAGGCTCTGCTTTCAGAGTGGAAGCAACAGCTGGATCGAGATACAGAGACACTGAAATCACAATCGAACATTGTCAGCATCCGTGCG GTTTTAACCCGAGTTGGTCTTGATTGCTCCAATCTTGATGCACTGTGCATAAAAGATCAAACACTGACAAATGAAA GTGCTGAGAAAGTTATTGGCTGGGCTTTGAGTCATCACTTTATGCAGAATTACGAAGCTTCGACAAAGGATGCTAAACCTGTGATTTCTAATGAAAG CATCGAGTATGGGATCAATATACTGCAAGGTACTCTAAATGAGAATAAAAGTTCTAAGAAGACGCTAAAG GATGTGGTCACTGAAAACGAATTTGAAAAGAGACTCCTTGCTGAAGTCATTCCCCCGAGTGAGCTTGGTGTAACGTTCGAGGATATTGGAGCCTTAGAATCTGTTAAAGACACTTTAAAGGAATTAGTTATGCTACCTCTTCAGAGGCCTGAATTGTTTTGTAAAGGGCAGTTAACGAAG CCTTGTAAAGGAATCTTGCTCTTTGGCCCCCCTGGTACCGGAAAAACAATGCTTGCAAAAGCTGTTGCAACTGAAGCGGGCgcaaattttatcaacatatcaATGTCAAGCATAACTTCAAAG TGGTTTGGTGAAGGAGAAAAGTATGTCAAAGCAGTTTTCAGCCTTGCTAGTAAAATCTCTCCTAGTGTTATTTTTGTTGATGAG GTGGACAGCATGTTGGGAAGACGTGAAAATCCCAGTGAACATGAAGCAATGCGTAAAATGAAAAACGAGTTTATGGTTAATTGGGATGGCCTACGTACAAAGGATAAAGAACGTGTACTTGTACTAGGTGCAACAAATAGACCTTTTGATCTCGATGAAGCTGTAATCAGGAGACTACCTCGCAG GTTGATGGTGAATCTACCCGATGCCCCAAACAGGGATAAAATTCTTCGAGTTATATTGGCAAAAGAGGATTTATCACCTGATGTCGACCTTGAAGCAGTAGCTAGTATGACTGATGGGTACTCGGGAAGTGATTTGAAG AATCTTTGCGTGACGGCGGCTCACTGTCCAATAAGAGAACTTTTGGAGAAGGAAAAAAAG GAGAAAGCTTTGGCATTGGAAGAAAATAGACCATTGCCTCCTTTGCATGATAGTGCGGATGTCCGTCCTCTAAGTTTGGATGATTTTAAGTATGCACATGATCAg GTATGTGCAAGTGTGTCAACAGAGTCTGCAAATATGAATGAGCTTCTCCAATGGAATGAACTATATGGTGAAGGTGGATCCAGGAAGAAAAAACTTCTCAGCTACTTCATGTAG
- the LOC122608730 gene encoding uncharacterized protein LOC122608730 isoform X2, translating to MVETRRSSSSSKRTLSSSPIPSGKRSKAAEAASSSTTGTPAEPIETATVVVKDSGGGGCDSQEPEVRSSDPNKEVNGVDLPEKSPVADVEGNGQPLVSPMSLGESLMDVEKKTKTKTNAANGSKRTKKRQLKSNIGVAWGKLLSQCPQNPHIVMDREIFTIGQSHQCDLWISDKTVSDSLCSLRHIESQQGGASITLLEITGGKGAVKVNGKICPKRSTWPLRAGDELIFSSSGRHAYIFQQLSNDNVAADVAPSVSILEAHSGSLKGLQFEARSRDPSAVAGASILASLSSIRKELSLLPPLCKGKDLQPGMPNVPTACEDTHVIDTEMKDVSDPNDNVAADVPPTSDKGNENLDGGSADAETGNIPPANHELRPLLRMLAGSSTSELDIMKILDERREIKGLSKDTDLPISLASRRQAYKDSLLQGIIDPNTVEVTFDDFPYYLSETTKSVLITSTYIHLKRNEFLKYVSDLPTLCPRILLCGPAGSEIYQETLMKALAKHFGARLLVVDSLLLPGGSAAKETDTSVKESGRPERASVFPKRASQSGVMHSKKPTSSVEADIVGGSTTCSHAQPKQESSTASSKTYTFKKGDRVKYVGSLAAGFSPLQTPLRGPTYGYKGKVLLPFEENGSSKIGVRFDRSVQEGNDLGGICEEGHGFFCSADSLRLDSSSADDIEKLAINEVFEVAEKESESSSLLLFVKDIEKSMLGNTEAYNSFKSKLENAPGNVVVIASHTQMDNRKEKSHAGGLLFTKFANQTTLFDLAFGDSGLGRMHDRSKETPKAMKHLTRLFPNKVTIQTPQDEALLSEWKQQLDRDTETLKSQSNIVSIRAVLTRVGLDCSNLDALCIKDQTLTNESAEKVIGWALSHHFMQNYEASTKDAKPVISNESIEYGINILQGTLNENKSSKKTLKDVVTENEFEKRLLAEVIPPSELGVTFEDIGALESVKDTLKELVMLPLQRPELFCKGQLTKPCKGILLFGPPGTGKTMLAKAVATEAGANFINISMSSITSKWFGEGEKYVKAVFSLASKISPSVIFVDEVDSMLGRRENPSEHEAMRKMKNEFMVNWDGLRTKDKERVLVLGATNRPFDLDEAVIRRLPRRLMVNLPDAPNRDKILRVILAKEDLSPDVDLEAVASMTDGYSGSDLKNLCVTAAHCPIRELLEKEKKGESFGIGRK from the exons ATGGTGGAAACTCGCCGGAGCTCATCTTCATCCAAACGCACCCTTTCTTCTTCCCCAATTCCTTCCGGCAAAAGATCCAAG GCGGCAGAAGCTGCGTCGTCGTCGACTACCGGAACGCCGGCGGAGCCAATTGAgacggcgacggtggttgtTAAAGATTCAGGTGGTGGTGGGTGTGATTCACAAGAACCGGAGGTCCGGTCGTCTGATCCGAATAAGGAAGTGAATGGTGTAGATTTGCCGGAAAAGTCTCCGGTTGCTGACGTGGAAGGCAATGGTCAGCCATTGGTTTCGCCTATGTCATTAG GGGAGTCTTTGATGGATGTGGAGAAGAAGACGAAAACGAAGACAAACGCGGCAAATGGTTCGAAACGGACGAAGAAACGACAGCTGAAATCTAATATTGGAGTGGCTTGGGGGAAGCTTCTTTCCCAGTGCCCTCAG AATCCTCATATTGTCATGGATCGTGAGATTTTCACGATTGGTCAAAGTCACCAATGTGATTTGTGGATTAGTGATAAAACCGTCAGCGACTCATTGTGTAGCCTGAGGCACATAGAGTCACAG CAAGGAGGTGCATCAATCACTTTACTTGAAATCACCGGCGGCAAGGGTGCGGTTAAGGTTAATGGCAAGATATGCCCTAAAAGGTCAACGTGGCCACTTAGAGCTGGAGATGAATTAATTTTTAGCTCTTCAGGACGACATGCTTAT ATATTTCAGCAGCTATCTAATGATAATGTTGCCGCTGACGTGGCACCTTCGGTGAGCATACTAGAAGCACACAGTGGCTCATTAAAAGGATTACAGTTTGAGGCAAGATCTAGAGATCCATCTGCAGTTGCAGGAGCTTCAATATTGGCGTCTTTGTCTAGTATCCGGAAAGAGTTATCCCTTCTTCCCCCACTTTGTAAAGGCAAAGATTTACAACCTGGAATGCCAAATGTGCCTACTGCTTGTGAAGATACTCATGTAATAGACACTGAAATGAAGGATGTTTCTGATCCTAACGATAATGTAGCCGCTGATGTGCCACCAACAAGTGATAAAGGTAATGAAAATCTTGATGGTGGTTCTGCTGATGCCGAAACGGGTAACATCCCGCCTGCAAATCATGAGTTGAGACCACTGCTGCGTATGCTTGCGGGGTCATCAACTTCTGAGCTTGATATTATGAAAATTCTTGATGAGAGGAGAGAAATTAAAGGATTGTCAAAAGATACTGATCTGCCGATCTCGTTAGCATCTCGGCGCCAAGCATATAAAGATAGCTTACTCCAGGGAATTATCGATCCCAATACAGTTGAAgttacatttgatgattttccgTATTATTTAAG TGAAACCACAAAGAGTGTGCTGATTACTTCAACATACATACATCTGAAACGTAATGAGTTTTTGAAATATGTCTCCGATCTGCCTACTTTGTGCCCCAGGATACTGTTGTGTGGTCCAGCAG GTTCAGAAATATACCAGGAAACATTAATGAAGGCTCTTGCAAAACATTTTGGTGCAAGACTGCTTGTAGTTGATTCTCTTTTATTACCTGGT GGATCAGCTGCCAAGGAAACAGATACCTCAGTGAAGGAGAGTGGTAGGCCCGAAAGAGCAAGTGTCTTTCCTAAACGTGCTTCTCAATCTGGTGTTATGCACTCTAAGAAACCAACATCAAGTGTTGAGGCTGATATAGTTGGTGGATCTACCACATGCTCGCATGCGCAGCCGAAACAGGAGTCATCTACTGCATCATCAAAAACATACACTTTCAAAAAAG GTGACAGAGTTAAATACGTTGGCTCCTTGGCAGCTGGTTTTTCTCCTCTTCAGACTCCTTTAAG gGGCCCCACATATGGTTATAAGGGGAAAGTTCTACTTCCATTTGAAGAAAATGGTTCTTCCAAGATTGGAGTTAGATTTGACAGGTCAGTTCAAGAAGGCAATGATCTTGGGGGAATTTGTGAGGAAGGCCATGGTTTTTTCTGTTCTG CTGATTCACTGCGCCTTGATTCTTCAAGTGCCGATGACATCGAGAAGCTTGCCATTAATGAAGTTTTTGAG GTTGCTGAGAAAGAGAGTGAATCTAGTTCTTTGCTTTTGTTTGTGAAAGATATAGAGAAATCGATGCTGGGAAATACAGAGGCCTACAATTCTTTTAAAAGTAAGCTTGAAAATGCACCGGGGAATGTCGTCGTTATTGCTTCCCACACTCAGATGGACAATCGAAAGGAGAAA TCTCATGCTGGTGGATTACTTTTCACGAAGTTCGCCAATCAGACGACGCTGTTTGATTTAGCTTTTGGG GATAGTGGATTGGGTAGAATGCATGATCGAAGCAAAGAAACCCCCAAAGCGATGAAGCACCTCACCCGTCTTTTCCCAAACAAAGTGACTATACAGACGCCACAG GATGAGGCTCTGCTTTCAGAGTGGAAGCAACAGCTGGATCGAGATACAGAGACACTGAAATCACAATCGAACATTGTCAGCATCCGTGCG GTTTTAACCCGAGTTGGTCTTGATTGCTCCAATCTTGATGCACTGTGCATAAAAGATCAAACACTGACAAATGAAA GTGCTGAGAAAGTTATTGGCTGGGCTTTGAGTCATCACTTTATGCAGAATTACGAAGCTTCGACAAAGGATGCTAAACCTGTGATTTCTAATGAAAG CATCGAGTATGGGATCAATATACTGCAAGGTACTCTAAATGAGAATAAAAGTTCTAAGAAGACGCTAAAG GATGTGGTCACTGAAAACGAATTTGAAAAGAGACTCCTTGCTGAAGTCATTCCCCCGAGTGAGCTTGGTGTAACGTTCGAGGATATTGGAGCCTTAGAATCTGTTAAAGACACTTTAAAGGAATTAGTTATGCTACCTCTTCAGAGGCCTGAATTGTTTTGTAAAGGGCAGTTAACGAAG CCTTGTAAAGGAATCTTGCTCTTTGGCCCCCCTGGTACCGGAAAAACAATGCTTGCAAAAGCTGTTGCAACTGAAGCGGGCgcaaattttatcaacatatcaATGTCAAGCATAACTTCAAAG TGGTTTGGTGAAGGAGAAAAGTATGTCAAAGCAGTTTTCAGCCTTGCTAGTAAAATCTCTCCTAGTGTTATTTTTGTTGATGAG GTGGACAGCATGTTGGGAAGACGTGAAAATCCCAGTGAACATGAAGCAATGCGTAAAATGAAAAACGAGTTTATGGTTAATTGGGATGGCCTACGTACAAAGGATAAAGAACGTGTACTTGTACTAGGTGCAACAAATAGACCTTTTGATCTCGATGAAGCTGTAATCAGGAGACTACCTCGCAG GTTGATGGTGAATCTACCCGATGCCCCAAACAGGGATAAAATTCTTCGAGTTATATTGGCAAAAGAGGATTTATCACCTGATGTCGACCTTGAAGCAGTAGCTAGTATGACTGATGGGTACTCGGGAAGTGATTTGAAG AATCTTTGCGTGACGGCGGCTCACTGTCCAATAAGAGAACTTTTGGAGAAGGAAAAAAA AGGAGAAAGCTTTGGCATTGGAAGAAAATAG